A window of the Athalia rosae unplaced genomic scaffold, iyAthRosa1.1, whole genome shotgun sequence genome harbors these coding sequences:
- the LOC125502187 gene encoding probable ATP-dependent helicase PF08_0048 yields the protein MNGNDKKDGEDDEIEENDEHDTNQAITKNYHEIDENDKNNHDSKIDKDSELSEDRKTYGNGQLNENDMKDENREIDGNDGDYGNRGIDGFLNYDIDRDREIDGNCKIAGNYGNERSRQIDKDDEIDKNYENNENCQFDENSEIGRDRGTDRNESGPAKTKSDKEFYHNLITAKAKDCFIAGLNEKMRDMLRIRNPKDLIKAYQIASYEERLKITEDRISQFSKSVTLDRSKITCQHCDKTGHSMKNCFKLGKNQKPEAINACTNDECDEYEEPFEPDSQEINYCSQNCSELINECCITEEITCDECHRVYPVDSNRLACFFCKKPGHVQANCFKRRAMLASKPTPNNANQQPNFVNRTALVSGTRSMVGETRSTQTTKD from the exons ATGAATGGTAATGACAAAAAAGATGGAGAAG atgatgaaatcgaagaGAATGACGAGCACGATacaaatcaggcaattaccaaaaatt ATcatgaaatcgatgaaaatgacaaaaacaatcACGACAGCAAAATCGACAAAGATAGTGAATTGAGTGAAGATCGGAAAACTTACGGAAACGGTCAATTGAATGAAAACGAcatgaaagatgaaaataggGAGATAGACGGAAATGACGGCGACTATGGAAATCGCGGGATTGATGGATTCTTG AATTACGATATCGATAgggatcgcgaaattgacggaaattgtaaaatagccGGAAACTACGGAAACGAGAGAAGTCGTCAAATTGACAaggatgatgaaatcgacaaaaattacgaaaacaatgaaaactgcCAATTTGACGAGAATAGtgaaattggtagggatcgtggaACTGACAGAAATG AATCAGGCCCTGCTAAAACTAAGTCAGATAAAGAATTCTACCATAATCTGATCACTGCGAAAGCTAAAGATTGTTTTATAGCcggtttgaatgaaaaaatgcgcGATATGTTAAGGATAAGGAACCCCAAAGATTTGATAAAAGCATACCAAATAGCTTCATACGAAGAAAGACTGAAGATAACTGAAGATCGAATAAGCCAATTTTCTAAATCAGTTACTTTGGATAGAAGTAAAATTACTTGTCAACACTGTGATAAGACAGgacattcaatgaaaaattgtttcaaattaggaaaaaaccaaaaaccagaGGCTATCAATGCATGTACAAATGACGAATGCGATGAATATGAAGAACCATTCGAACCTGATTCTCAAGAAATAAATTACTGCTCTCAAAATTGTTCAGAACTAATAAACGAGTGCTGCATTACAGAAGAAATTACTTGCGATGAATGTCATCGAGTTTATCCAGTAGACAGTAACAGATTAGCATGTTTCTTTTGCAAAAAGCCAGGACACGTGCAAGCTAATTGCTTCAAAAGAAGAGCCATGCTAGCCTCTAAGCCTACTCCAAATAATGCCAATCAACAACCAAATTTTGTAAATCGGACAGCGTTAGTGAGCGGAACGAGGTCCATGGTAGGAGAAACCCGCTCAACCCAAACAACGAAGGATTAG